From a single Thermodesulfobacteriota bacterium genomic region:
- the acnA gene encoding aconitate hydratase AcnA: MPRFAPPAKLAARGGDVRYHSLPALEASGVGAVSRLPFSVKVLLEAVLRNCDGYLVREEDVAALARWGSAGEPERELAFLPARVLLQDFTGVPAVVDLAALRAAMDRLGGDPKRINPLIPVDLIIDHSVQVDRFGTEASLAFNAQKEFERNRERYEFLKWGQESFDNFRVVPPATGICHQVNLEYLARVVQVRNGVALPDSLVGTDSHTTMINGLGVVGWGVGGIEAEAVMLGQPIYMLTPAVVGMRLTGVLRPGVTATDLVLTVTQILRKHGVVNKFVEFCGHGLAALSLPDRATLANMAPEYGATMGFFPVDEVTLEYLRFTGRGGDLADLVERYTKEQGLFHTDETPEPAYSEILELDLDTVVPCLAGPKRPQDRVALPQVKKAFAQELRTTYSKGAEADRPEDLNGCRWLGEGGTPLEAPLVHQPHRADSYEKDRTPVRLGDVETSLTHGSVVIAAITSCTNTSNPALLLGAGLLAKKAVERGLTVRPWVKTSFAPGSLVVTRYLEAAGLTPYLEALRFHTVGYGCTTCIGNSGPLPDPVATAISERDLVVASVLSGNRNFEGRINPHTKANYLASPPLVVAYALAGTVDIDLESEPLGHGPNDEAVYLKDLWPTDEEVRQAVERAVGAEMFGEEYARVFDGDRLWQAIPSSGGDLYVWDPASTYVREPPFFQELSAAPPGIRPIRGARVLALFGDSITTDHISPAGSFRAQSPAGSYLASLGVAPADFNSYGSRRGNHEVMMRGTFANVRLRNQLAPGSEGGVTEHLPSGERMSIYDAAMRYQAEGTPLVVLAGKDYGMGSSRDWAAKGTYLLGVRAVLAESYERIHRSNLVGMGVLPLQFPEAQSAASLGLTGRESFQVEGLDGDLTPGQVVRVTAAGEDGAVRTFDAVLRVDTPVEMEYCRNGGILQTVLRKLLKG, from the coding sequence CGACGTGCGCTACCACAGCCTGCCCGCCCTCGAGGCCTCGGGTGTCGGCGCGGTCTCCCGCCTGCCCTTCTCGGTCAAGGTGCTCTTGGAGGCGGTGCTTCGCAACTGCGACGGCTACCTCGTTCGAGAGGAGGACGTGGCGGCCCTGGCCCGGTGGGGGAGCGCCGGGGAGCCGGAGCGGGAGCTCGCCTTCCTCCCGGCCCGGGTGCTCCTCCAAGATTTCACGGGGGTGCCTGCGGTGGTGGATCTCGCGGCCCTGCGCGCGGCCATGGACCGGCTCGGGGGGGACCCGAAGAGGATCAACCCCCTCATTCCCGTGGATCTCATCATCGACCACTCGGTCCAGGTGGACCGCTTCGGCACCGAGGCATCCCTCGCCTTCAACGCCCAGAAGGAGTTCGAGCGAAACCGCGAGCGCTACGAGTTCCTCAAGTGGGGCCAGGAGTCCTTCGACAACTTCCGGGTGGTGCCCCCCGCCACCGGCATCTGCCACCAGGTCAATCTGGAGTACCTGGCCCGGGTGGTGCAGGTGCGAAACGGCGTGGCCCTGCCCGACTCCCTGGTGGGCACCGACTCCCACACGACCATGATCAACGGCCTCGGGGTGGTGGGATGGGGTGTTGGCGGCATCGAAGCCGAGGCGGTGATGCTCGGCCAGCCCATCTACATGCTTACTCCGGCAGTCGTGGGGATGCGGCTCACAGGGGTGCTCCGTCCCGGCGTCACCGCCACGGATCTCGTGCTCACCGTGACCCAGATCCTGCGAAAGCACGGGGTGGTGAACAAGTTCGTTGAGTTCTGCGGCCACGGTCTCGCAGCTTTGAGCCTGCCCGACCGTGCCACCCTCGCCAACATGGCCCCCGAGTACGGAGCCACCATGGGGTTCTTCCCCGTGGACGAGGTGACCCTGGAGTACCTGCGCTTCACCGGCCGCGGGGGGGATCTGGCCGATCTCGTGGAGCGCTACACCAAGGAGCAGGGGCTGTTCCACACCGACGAGACACCCGAGCCGGCCTACTCGGAGATCCTGGAGCTCGATCTGGACACGGTGGTGCCCTGCCTGGCGGGCCCCAAGCGCCCCCAGGACCGGGTGGCGCTGCCCCAGGTAAAGAAGGCCTTCGCCCAGGAGCTTCGCACCACCTACAGCAAGGGCGCGGAGGCCGACCGCCCCGAGGACCTCAACGGGTGCCGCTGGCTGGGGGAGGGCGGCACGCCCCTGGAGGCGCCCCTGGTCCACCAGCCCCACCGGGCGGACTCCTACGAGAAGGACCGCACGCCCGTTCGCCTGGGAGACGTGGAGACCTCGCTCACCCACGGCTCGGTGGTCATTGCCGCCATCACCTCGTGCACCAACACCTCGAACCCGGCGCTTCTCCTGGGCGCCGGGCTCCTGGCGAAGAAGGCCGTGGAGCGCGGCCTCACCGTGCGGCCCTGGGTCAAGACGAGCTTTGCTCCGGGGTCCCTGGTGGTGACCCGGTACCTGGAGGCGGCGGGCCTCACCCCGTATCTGGAGGCCCTGCGGTTTCACACCGTGGGGTACGGGTGCACCACCTGCATCGGCAACAGCGGCCCCCTTCCCGATCCGGTGGCGACGGCGATCTCCGAACGCGATCTGGTGGTGGCCTCGGTCCTTTCGGGAAACCGCAACTTCGAGGGCCGTATCAACCCCCACACCAAGGCCAACTACCTGGCGAGCCCGCCCCTGGTGGTCGCCTACGCGCTGGCGGGAACCGTCGACATCGACCTGGAGAGCGAGCCATTGGGGCACGGCCCCAACGATGAAGCCGTCTATCTCAAGGACCTGTGGCCCACCGACGAGGAGGTGCGCCAGGCCGTGGAGCGGGCGGTGGGCGCCGAAATGTTCGGCGAAGAGTACGCCCGGGTGTTCGACGGCGACCGCCTGTGGCAGGCCATCCCGTCTTCGGGCGGAGATCTCTACGTCTGGGACCCGGCTTCGACCTACGTGCGGGAGCCCCCGTTCTTCCAGGAGCTGAGTGCTGCCCCCCCGGGCATCCGCCCGATCCGGGGCGCCCGGGTGCTGGCCCTCTTCGGCGACTCCATCACCACCGACCACATCTCGCCGGCCGGCTCGTTTCGCGCCCAGAGCCCCGCCGGCTCGTACCTGGCCTCCCTGGGGGTGGCCCCCGCCGACTTCAACTCCTACGGCTCCCGGCGGGGCAACCACGAGGTCATGATGCGGGGCACCTTCGCCAACGTGCGCCTGCGAAACCAGCTGGCACCGGGCTCGGAGGGGGGCGTCACCGAGCACCTGCCCAGCGGCGAGCGGATGAGCATCTATGACGCCGCCATGCGCTATCAGGCCGAGGGCACGCCGCTCGTGGTACTGGCGGGGAAGGACTACGGCATGGGGTCGAGCCGGGACTGGGCCGCCAAGGGCACCTACCTCCTGGGCGTGCGCGCCGTGTTGGCGGAGAGCTACGAGCGCATCCACCGCTCGAACCTGGTGGGCATGGGGGTGCTGCCCCTCCAGTTCCCGGAGGCGCAGTCCGCCGCCTCCCTGGGGCTGACGGGGCGGGAGAGCTTCCAGGTGGAGGGCCTGGACGGCGATCTCACGCCGGGCCAGGTCGTGCGGGTCACCGCCGCGGGCGAGGACGGGGCGGTTCGAACCTTCGACGCGGTGCTCCGGGTGGACACCCCCGTGGAGATGGAATACTGCCGCAACGGCGGCATCCTCCAGACCGTCTTGAGGAAGCTTCTCAAAGGCTGA